The following coding sequences lie in one Variovorax terrae genomic window:
- a CDS encoding c-type cytochrome, producing MNKLLTTMFAFAVASVTAVYAPSSLAQEIKGDAKAGEKKIAMCIGCHGIVGYQASFPEVYKVPKISGQGAKYIVAALNAYKAGERKHPTMRGIADSLSDQDMADVAAYYSANGVVEGAAALPAKPAREPSAQQAELLKKGNCVSCHGDNFAKPIDPAYPKIAGQHADYLFVALKAYKTENNAQVGRSNGVMGGIAKQFSNAELKALAGYVGALEGDLKVVPEARFR from the coding sequence ATGAACAAGTTGTTGACCACGATGTTTGCCTTCGCTGTCGCTTCCGTGACGGCGGTCTATGCTCCTTCGAGCCTGGCCCAGGAAATCAAGGGTGATGCCAAGGCCGGCGAGAAGAAAATCGCCATGTGTATCGGCTGCCACGGCATCGTGGGCTACCAGGCCTCGTTTCCCGAGGTGTACAAGGTGCCCAAGATCTCGGGCCAGGGGGCCAAGTACATCGTCGCGGCGCTCAACGCCTACAAGGCCGGCGAGCGCAAGCACCCGACCATGCGCGGCATTGCCGACTCGCTGAGCGACCAGGACATGGCCGATGTGGCCGCCTACTACAGCGCCAACGGCGTGGTCGAAGGCGCCGCCGCGCTGCCGGCCAAGCCGGCCCGCGAGCCCAGCGCCCAGCAGGCCGAACTCCTCAAGAAGGGCAACTGCGTGTCCTGCCACGGCGACAACTTCGCCAAGCCGATCGACCCGGCCTACCCCAAGATCGCCGGCCAGCATGCCGACTACCTGTTCGTGGCGCTCAAGGCCTACAAGACCGAGAACAACGCCCAGGTCGGCCGCTCCAACGGCGTGATGGGCGGCATTGCCAAGCAGTTCTCCAATGCCGAACTCAAGGCGCTGGCCGGCTACGTGGGTGCGCTCGAAGGCGACCTGAAGGTGGTGCCCGAGGCCCGGTTCCGCTGA
- a CDS encoding IclR family transcriptional regulator: protein MATITPPASLPRPGDSYVQSFARGLEVIRSFSAQAPQQTLTEVAARSGLTRAGARRILLTLQALGYVESDGRLFSLTPRILDLGFAYLSSMPIWNLAEPVMESLVQQVRESCSAAVLDGTDIVYVLRVPTHKIMSISLGVGSRLPAYCTSMGRVLLAALPESELRERLAASRPAPLTRHTVTDADALLARIAQARRQGWCLVNQELEEGLISMAAPITGRGGRVVAALNISGQANRTSAKAMQEGMLPALLQAAQAISRLLAVQRG, encoded by the coding sequence ATGGCAACCATTACCCCGCCCGCCTCCCTGCCCCGCCCCGGCGACAGCTACGTGCAGTCGTTCGCGCGCGGGCTGGAAGTCATCCGCTCCTTCAGCGCCCAGGCGCCGCAGCAGACGCTCACCGAGGTGGCCGCGCGCAGCGGCCTCACGCGCGCGGGCGCGCGCCGCATCCTGCTCACGCTGCAGGCGCTGGGCTATGTGGAGAGCGACGGCCGGCTGTTTTCGCTGACGCCGCGCATCCTGGACCTCGGCTTCGCCTACCTGTCGTCCATGCCGATCTGGAACCTGGCCGAGCCGGTGATGGAAAGCCTGGTGCAGCAGGTGCGCGAGTCGTGCTCGGCCGCGGTGCTGGACGGCACCGACATCGTCTACGTGCTGCGCGTGCCCACCCACAAGATCATGAGCATCAGCCTGGGTGTGGGCTCGCGCCTGCCGGCCTATTGCACGTCCATGGGGCGGGTGCTGCTGGCCGCCCTGCCCGAAAGCGAGCTGCGCGAGCGCCTCGCCGCGTCCCGCCCGGCGCCGCTGACGCGCCACACCGTGACCGATGCCGACGCGCTGCTGGCGCGCATCGCCCAGGCCCGCCGCCAGGGCTGGTGCCTGGTGAACCAGGAACTGGAGGAGGGCCTGATCTCGATGGCTGCGCCCATCACCGGCCGTGGCGGGCGCGTGGTGGCCGCGCTCAACATCTCGGGCCAGGCCAACCGCACCAGCGCCAAGGCCATGCAGGAGGGCATGCTGCCGGCCCTGCTGCAGGCCGCGCAGGCGATCTCGCGCCTGCTGGCCGTGCAGCGCGGCTGA
- a CDS encoding DUF1841 family protein — MFSPSQADVRRFFCSVYAKARQGQALEAIEIIASQWIDEHPEYHAELADEEAAVARVYEAEAGRTNPFLHLSMHLSISEQCSIDQPHGIRQAVELLSRRRDSLHEAHHETMDCLGQMLWESQRAGRPPDGAAYIDCVQRRATSD; from the coding sequence ATGTTCAGCCCCTCGCAAGCCGACGTTCGCCGGTTTTTCTGCTCCGTCTATGCCAAGGCCCGCCAGGGACAAGCCCTGGAAGCTATCGAAATCATAGCAAGCCAGTGGATCGACGAGCACCCCGAATACCATGCCGAGCTGGCCGACGAAGAAGCGGCCGTGGCCCGGGTCTACGAGGCCGAAGCCGGCCGCACCAACCCGTTCCTGCACCTGTCGATGCACCTGTCGATCAGCGAGCAATGCTCGATCGACCAGCCGCATGGCATCCGCCAGGCGGTGGAGCTGCTCAGCCGCCGCCGCGACTCGCTGCACGAGGCGCACCACGAAACCATGGACTGCCTCGGGCAGATGCTCTGGGAGAGCCAGCGCGCCGGCCGTCCGCCCGACGGCGCAGCCTACATCGACTGCGTCCAGCGCCGCGCCACGAGCGACTGA
- a CDS encoding autotransporter assembly complex protein TamA, whose translation MRAQPATPGLGTSSSAAQAPTATFSAPSGAAQGAPAPAPPPAGIEPPMTPQGSVGAPGAASEVTAFDIEVHAPDEVRGLLEKHLELQRYRAVTDLDDAELARLVVLAERDVRNLVGTLGYFSPRIEIRRESPAGARPTVVVSVEPGTPTQVGDVSLGFEGDIDTSPDPAARRQRENIQHLWQLPPGRRFTQDDWDSAKTQAVRRLTERRYPAGRIASSRADIDAATNSARLGLQLDSGPLFRLGPMQVTGVQRYDPQIVPRLARLTPGAVYDQAKLVEAQQRLASSGYFDSAYIFVDPDSDPQAAPVQVQVRETPLKKLILGLGLSTDSGARASIEHTHHRVPGLDWRVTNKLQLDRKSPYAQSDWLAPPNADGWRWGVLARAERLDDGELLTYGQRLRLGQSKNADRIDRNVYLQYDRANVTQSPSATAAAVTTADTGDGSALSATYVWTGRYFDSVPFPSRGNGLGVELGAGVTLSGERKPFTRVVVRWLGVRPLSAGRGRLALRAEGGAVVADASARIPSTQLFRTGGDSTVRGYGYRSIGVALPGGVVGPGRYMATGSLEWQRPILRNGLPSEWESTLFIDAGAVADQPRALRASVGVGTGVRWRSPIGPLQADLAYGIDDRRFRLHLSVGFIF comes from the coding sequence GTGCGTGCGCAGCCCGCCACGCCCGGCCTGGGCACGTCCTCCTCCGCGGCGCAGGCCCCCACGGCCACCTTCAGCGCGCCATCCGGCGCCGCCCAGGGCGCACCTGCGCCGGCCCCGCCGCCGGCCGGCATCGAGCCGCCCATGACACCGCAGGGCTCGGTCGGCGCCCCGGGCGCCGCGTCCGAGGTCACGGCCTTCGACATCGAGGTGCACGCGCCCGACGAGGTGCGTGGCCTGCTGGAAAAACACCTGGAGCTGCAGCGCTACCGCGCCGTCACCGACCTCGACGATGCCGAACTCGCGCGGCTGGTGGTGCTGGCGGAGCGCGACGTGCGCAATCTCGTGGGCACGCTCGGCTATTTCAGCCCGCGAATCGAGATCCGCCGCGAGAGCCCGGCCGGCGCTCGCCCCACGGTGGTGGTCTCGGTCGAACCCGGCACGCCCACCCAGGTTGGCGACGTGAGCCTGGGCTTCGAGGGCGACATCGACACCTCACCCGATCCCGCGGCCCGGCGCCAGCGCGAGAACATCCAGCACCTGTGGCAGTTGCCGCCGGGCCGGCGCTTCACCCAGGACGACTGGGACAGCGCCAAGACCCAGGCCGTGCGCCGGCTGACCGAGCGCCGCTATCCCGCAGGCCGCATCGCATCGAGCCGCGCCGACATCGACGCCGCAACCAACAGCGCACGGCTGGGCCTGCAACTCGACTCGGGCCCGCTGTTCCGCCTCGGACCGATGCAGGTGACCGGCGTGCAGCGCTACGACCCGCAGATCGTGCCGCGGCTGGCACGCCTGACACCGGGCGCCGTCTACGACCAGGCCAAGCTGGTCGAGGCGCAGCAGCGGCTCGCCTCCAGCGGCTACTTCGACTCGGCCTACATCTTCGTCGACCCCGACAGCGACCCGCAGGCCGCGCCGGTGCAGGTCCAGGTGCGCGAGACCCCGCTGAAGAAGCTGATCCTGGGCCTCGGCCTGTCGACCGACAGCGGCGCGCGCGCCTCGATCGAGCACACCCACCACCGCGTGCCCGGCCTCGACTGGCGCGTCACCAACAAGCTGCAGCTCGACCGCAAGTCGCCTTACGCGCAAAGCGACTGGCTGGCCCCGCCCAATGCCGACGGCTGGCGCTGGGGCGTGCTGGCCCGCGCCGAACGCCTGGACGATGGCGAACTGCTGACCTATGGCCAGCGCCTGCGCCTGGGCCAGAGCAAGAACGCCGACCGCATCGACCGCAACGTCTATTTGCAGTACGACCGGGCCAACGTGACGCAGTCGCCCTCGGCCACGGCCGCCGCCGTGACCACGGCGGATACCGGCGACGGCTCCGCGCTGAGCGCCACCTATGTCTGGACCGGCCGCTATTTCGACAGCGTCCCCTTCCCCTCGCGCGGCAATGGCCTCGGCGTGGAATTGGGCGCCGGCGTGACGCTGAGCGGCGAGCGCAAGCCCTTCACGCGCGTGGTCGTGCGCTGGCTCGGCGTGCGGCCGCTGTCGGCCGGCCGCGGCCGGCTGGCCTTGCGGGCCGAAGGCGGCGCCGTGGTGGCCGACGCGAGCGCGCGCATCCCCTCCACCCAACTGTTCCGCACCGGCGGCGACAGCACCGTGCGCGGCTATGGCTACCGTTCGATCGGCGTGGCCCTGCCGGGCGGCGTCGTCGGCCCCGGGCGCTACATGGCCACGGGCAGCCTCGAATGGCAGCGCCCGATCCTGCGCAACGGCCTGCCTTCGGAATGGGAGAGCACGCTGTTCATCGACGCGGGGGCCGTGGCCGACCAGCCGCGGGCACTGCGCGCCTCGGTCGGCGTCGGCACCGGCGTGCGCTGGCGCAGCCCGATCGGACCGCTGCAGGCCGACCTGGCCTACGGCATCGACGACCGGCGCTTTCGACTTCACCTGAGCGTGGGATTCATCTTCTGA
- a CDS encoding AAA family ATPase, with protein sequence MKFQGSQNYVATQDLMLAVNAAITLKRPLLVKGEPGTGKTMLAEEVAQALDMPLLQWHIKSTTKAQQGLYEYDAVSRLRDSQLGDERVKDIHNYIVKGVLWQAFTAEQPVALLIDEIDKADIEFPNDLLREIDRMEFYVYETRELIRAKHRPLVFITSNNEKELPDAFLRRCFFHYIKFPDADTMKQIVDVHFPGLKKELLTAAMKTFYDVRNLPGLKKKPSTSELLDWLKLLVAEDIPLESLQSKDDKVAVPPLVGALLKNEQDVTLFEKLVFMQRHNR encoded by the coding sequence ATGAAGTTCCAAGGCTCCCAGAATTACGTCGCCACGCAAGACCTGATGCTCGCCGTGAACGCGGCCATCACCCTCAAGCGCCCCCTGCTGGTCAAGGGCGAACCCGGCACCGGCAAGACCATGCTGGCCGAGGAGGTGGCGCAGGCGCTGGACATGCCGCTGCTGCAGTGGCACATCAAGTCCACCACCAAGGCGCAGCAGGGCCTGTACGAGTACGACGCGGTGAGCCGCCTGCGCGACAGCCAGCTCGGCGACGAGCGCGTGAAGGACATCCACAACTACATCGTCAAGGGCGTGCTGTGGCAGGCCTTCACGGCCGAGCAGCCGGTGGCGCTGCTGATCGACGAGATCGACAAGGCCGACATCGAATTCCCCAACGACCTGCTGCGCGAGATCGACCGCATGGAGTTCTACGTGTACGAGACACGCGAGCTCATCCGCGCCAAGCACCGCCCGCTGGTGTTCATCACCTCCAACAACGAGAAGGAGCTGCCCGACGCCTTCCTGCGCCGCTGCTTCTTCCACTACATCAAGTTCCCCGATGCCGACACCATGAAGCAGATCGTGGACGTGCACTTCCCCGGCCTCAAGAAGGAACTGCTGACGGCCGCGATGAAGACCTTCTACGACGTGCGCAACCTGCCCGGCCTCAAGAAAAAGCCCTCCACCAGCGAACTGCTGGACTGGCTCAAGCTGCTGGTGGCCGAGGACATCCCGCTCGAATCGCTGCAGAGCAAGGACGACAAGGTCGCCGTGCCGCCGCTGGTCGGCGCGCTGCTCAAGAACGAGCAGGACGTGACCCTGTTCGAGAAACTGGTGTTCATGCAGCGGCACAACCGCTGA
- a CDS encoding translocation/assembly module TamB domain-containing protein, protein MAAAPTPPPFGSRAAVARWLVRGLRLLVGAGCVLVLLFVLAVSLLWWWSGQDGSLGTTLRLAAHSQPLVAERVSGSLRHGGQIGRLAWEQEGLSVQASDVRLAWQPLALLSGEFNLDHLSAATLRIDDQRPPAATPATAPPRSLALPLRLSVDTLALGQLQWVGPPAFEARDIAGRYEFDSRQHLLQLDSLQAASGRYHGRAALLAGGDLRLDASLAGAIEAPIPGGEGPPLQLTFTATAAGPLADLQLQALLQAMPAAGRPALAASEAPQATATARITGWAAQPVAQAQASFRQIDLAALWPDAPQTRLTGEAHAQPDASRSATWSVAATLDNGLPGPLDRQRLPLQRLQAEGEWHGGMGLVRTLKASLGGGELTASGGWTDAGQLRWTLKADARGIDPGQLHSRFAALPLDGHAAVQGHGQDLGFDAQLLTHGSSPAPRRTAAGDRPARGQPAAVADLRALHLRDAAARGRWSGGVLQLDALQVRTDDAQLDAALRLQPATRAVSGRLSFHAPGLQAQAQGELRDTAGAGQLGVQGRDLAQAMAWLRRLPGLPAPARDAVASGQGELDLRWQGGWRDPSVQARLDLPSLDLRAPAASSATATPTAAAATPAAALWQLRATSLTLSGRLAEAQLALRGQAASAGRRYALQLQAQGGQPGFHAGHGLSWGGTPWQASVTQLEASLDDPALGAGAWRLATRGPVALRWTPGTAGGQLTTSAGEAALLAPTGMASGTATAPAVLAWQPVRWRPGELVTAGRLTGLPLAWIELVAGPQLAGTGLTGSLVFDGDWDATLGDTLRLKASVARSRGDLTVLAETTPGVSTRVSAGVREARLSLVNEGDAVRVALRWDSERAGTVDGTLATRLSRGPDGAWQWPADAPLSGRLRARLPRIGVWSVLAPPGWRLRGSLGADVAFGGTRGAPGLTGSLQADDLALRSVVDGIEFGNGRLRAQLDGTRMHISEFLLEGAGDKGTGGRLTARGEAGWIDGQPRVRLDASVRQLRASIRTDRQITVSGDLQAGLAGSAAEFTGSLRVDQARILLPDEDTPKLGDDVVVHLAGATATGAQAPAQTSSAPDAAKDSRTLRLAVQLDLGRDFRIQGRGIDTRIRGTLELAGSSLAAPRLTGTVNTFGGQYRAYGQRLDVEQGVVRFTGPIDNPALDILALRPNMMNDQKVGVQITGTALLPRVRLYAQPDMPDAEKLSWLVVGRASASGGAEAALLQQAALALLGSRSGGMSGGLAASLGLDELSFRGASTSSTGATTEGAVTLGKRFSRNFYAAYERSLSGALGTLYVFYDISRRITLRAQTGEQSAVDLIFTVPYD, encoded by the coding sequence ATGGCGGCCGCTCCGACGCCCCCGCCCTTCGGCAGCCGCGCCGCCGTGGCACGCTGGCTGGTCCGCGGCCTGCGCCTGCTGGTGGGCGCCGGCTGCGTGCTGGTGCTGCTGTTCGTGCTGGCGGTCAGCCTGCTCTGGTGGTGGAGCGGGCAGGACGGCTCACTCGGCACCACGCTGCGGCTGGCCGCGCATTCGCAGCCGCTGGTGGCCGAGCGCGTCAGCGGCTCGCTGCGCCACGGCGGGCAGATCGGCCGCCTGGCCTGGGAGCAGGAGGGCCTGAGCGTCCAGGCCAGCGACGTGCGCCTGGCCTGGCAGCCGCTGGCGCTGCTGAGCGGCGAATTCAACCTGGACCACCTGTCCGCGGCCACGCTGCGCATCGACGACCAGCGCCCCCCGGCGGCCACCCCTGCGACAGCGCCGCCGCGCTCGCTAGCCCTGCCGCTGCGATTGTCGGTCGACACGCTCGCCCTGGGGCAGTTGCAATGGGTCGGGCCGCCGGCCTTCGAAGCCCGGGATATCGCGGGCCGCTACGAATTCGACAGCCGCCAGCATCTGCTTCAGCTGGACAGCCTGCAGGCCGCGAGCGGCCGCTACCACGGCCGCGCCGCGCTCCTCGCGGGCGGCGACCTGCGGCTCGATGCCAGCCTCGCCGGCGCGATCGAGGCCCCGATCCCCGGCGGCGAAGGGCCGCCGCTGCAGCTGACCTTCACCGCGACGGCGGCCGGCCCGCTGGCCGACCTGCAACTGCAGGCCCTGCTGCAAGCCATGCCCGCCGCCGGCCGTCCCGCACTGGCCGCCAGCGAGGCACCCCAGGCCACGGCCACGGCCCGCATCACCGGCTGGGCGGCGCAGCCGGTGGCACAGGCGCAGGCCAGCTTCCGCCAGATCGATCTGGCCGCCCTGTGGCCCGACGCACCGCAGACCCGGCTGACGGGCGAGGCCCATGCGCAGCCCGACGCCAGCCGCAGCGCCACCTGGTCCGTGGCCGCCACGCTGGACAACGGCCTGCCCGGCCCGCTAGACCGCCAGCGCCTGCCTCTGCAGCGGCTGCAGGCCGAGGGCGAGTGGCACGGCGGCATGGGCCTGGTGCGCACGCTCAAGGCCAGCCTGGGCGGCGGCGAGCTCACAGCCAGCGGCGGGTGGACCGATGCCGGCCAGTTGCGCTGGACGCTCAAGGCCGATGCCCGCGGGATCGACCCGGGCCAGTTGCACAGCCGCTTCGCCGCGCTGCCGCTGGACGGCCACGCGGCCGTCCAGGGCCACGGCCAGGACCTGGGCTTCGACGCGCAATTGCTCACCCACGGCAGCAGCCCCGCGCCGCGCCGTACTGCGGCCGGGGACAGGCCCGCCCGCGGCCAGCCCGCGGCGGTGGCAGACCTGCGCGCCCTGCATCTGCGCGACGCCGCGGCCCGGGGCCGCTGGTCGGGCGGCGTCTTGCAGCTTGATGCGCTCCAGGTCCGCACCGACGATGCACAGCTCGACGCCGCGCTGCGCCTGCAGCCCGCCACTCGGGCCGTCAGCGGGCGCCTCTCGTTCCATGCGCCAGGCCTGCAGGCGCAGGCCCAGGGCGAGCTGCGCGACACCGCGGGCGCCGGCCAGCTCGGCGTGCAGGGCCGCGATCTCGCGCAGGCTATGGCCTGGCTGCGGCGCCTGCCCGGCCTGCCCGCGCCGGCCCGCGATGCCGTTGCCAGCGGCCAAGGCGAACTTGACCTGCGCTGGCAGGGCGGCTGGCGCGATCCCTCGGTCCAGGCGCGGCTGGATCTGCCCTCGCTCGATCTGCGCGCGCCGGCCGCCTCGTCGGCCACGGCAACACCCACCGCAGCGGCCGCCACCCCTGCCGCTGCGCTCTGGCAACTGCGCGCCACCTCGCTCACACTGTCCGGCCGGCTGGCTGAGGCGCAGCTGGCCCTGCGCGGCCAGGCCGCCTCGGCCGGGCGCCGCTATGCCCTGCAACTGCAGGCCCAGGGCGGCCAGCCCGGTTTCCATGCCGGACACGGGCTGTCCTGGGGCGGTACGCCCTGGCAGGCGAGCGTGACGCAGCTCGAAGCCTCGCTGGACGACCCGGCGCTCGGCGCCGGCGCCTGGCGCCTGGCCACGCGCGGGCCGGTGGCACTGCGCTGGACACCGGGCACGGCTGGCGGCCAACTGACCACCAGCGCGGGCGAAGCGGCCCTCCTCGCGCCCACCGGCATGGCCAGCGGCACGGCGACGGCGCCGGCCGTGCTGGCCTGGCAGCCGGTGCGCTGGCGCCCCGGCGAACTCGTGACAGCCGGCCGCCTCACCGGTTTGCCGCTGGCCTGGATCGAACTGGTGGCCGGCCCGCAACTCGCGGGCACCGGCCTCACGGGCTCGCTGGTCTTCGACGGCGACTGGGACGCCACCCTGGGCGACACCCTGCGCCTGAAGGCCAGCGTGGCGCGCAGCCGTGGCGACCTCACGGTGCTGGCCGAAACCACGCCCGGGGTTTCCACGCGCGTGTCGGCCGGCGTGCGCGAGGCCCGCCTGTCGCTTGTCAACGAAGGCGATGCGGTGCGCGTGGCGCTGCGCTGGGACAGCGAGCGCGCCGGCACGGTCGATGGCACGCTCGCCACGCGCCTGTCGCGCGGCCCGGACGGGGCCTGGCAGTGGCCTGCCGACGCGCCGCTGTCGGGCCGGCTGCGCGCCCGGCTGCCGCGCATCGGCGTGTGGTCGGTGCTGGCGCCGCCGGGCTGGCGGCTGCGCGGCTCGCTCGGGGCCGACGTGGCCTTCGGCGGCACACGCGGCGCGCCGGGCCTCACCGGCAGCCTGCAGGCCGACGACCTGGCGCTGCGCTCGGTGGTCGACGGCATCGAGTTCGGCAATGGCCGGCTGCGCGCCCAGCTCGACGGCACGCGCATGCACATCAGCGAGTTCCTGCTCGAAGGCGCGGGCGACAAGGGCACGGGCGGCCGGCTCACGGCGCGCGGCGAGGCCGGCTGGATCGACGGGCAACCCCGCGTCCGGCTCGACGCCAGCGTGCGGCAGTTGCGCGCCAGCATCCGCACCGACCGCCAGATCACGGTCTCGGGCGATCTACAGGCGGGGCTGGCCGGCAGCGCGGCCGAATTCACGGGCAGCCTGCGCGTGGACCAGGCGCGCATCCTGCTGCCCGACGAGGACACGCCCAAGCTCGGCGACGATGTGGTCGTGCACCTGGCCGGCGCCACGGCCACCGGTGCCCAGGCGCCGGCGCAGACCTCGTCCGCCCCCGACGCCGCGAAGGACAGCCGCACGCTGCGCCTGGCAGTGCAGCTCGACCTGGGGCGTGATTTCCGCATCCAGGGCCGCGGCATCGACACCCGCATCCGCGGCACGCTCGAACTCGCGGGCAGTTCGCTGGCCGCGCCGCGCCTGACCGGCACCGTCAACACCTTCGGCGGCCAGTACCGCGCCTACGGCCAGCGGCTCGACGTGGAACAGGGCGTGGTGCGCTTCACCGGCCCCATCGACAACCCGGCGCTGGACATCCTCGCGCTGCGCCCCAACATGATGAACGACCAGAAGGTGGGCGTGCAGATCACCGGCACCGCGCTGCTGCCGCGCGTGCGCCTCTATGCGCAGCCCGACATGCCCGATGCCGAGAAGCTCTCGTGGCTGGTGGTCGGCCGCGCCTCGGCCAGCGGCGGCGCCGAGGCCGCCTTGCTGCAGCAGGCCGCGCTGGCCTTGCTGGGCAGCCGCAGCGGCGGCATGTCGGGTGGCCTGGCCGCCTCGCTCGGACTCGACGAACTGTCGTTCCGGGGCGCATCCACCAGCAGCACGGGCGCCACCACCGAAGGCGCGGTCACGCTCGGCAAGCGCTTCTCCCGCAACTTCTACGCGGCCTACGAGCGCAGCCTGTCGGGTGCCCTGGGCACGCTCTATGTGTTCTACGACATCTCGCGCCGCATCACGCTGCGCGCCCAGACCGGCGAGCAAAGCGCGGTGGACCTGATCTTCACGGTGCCGTACGACTGA
- a CDS encoding GNAT family N-acetyltransferase, with product MAFVEPVTLSARGIELVPLALAHEDGLRAAAADGELWNLRVTSVPEPENTRAYIEAALAMREQGQRFAFAVLEQASGTVLGTTSYHDILPAVKRVEIGYTWYAQRCQRTHINTTCKLLLLTHAFEQLSCHVVGWRTDNFNHASQRAIERLGARKDGVIRGHALRRDGTIRDTVMYSLRSGEWPEVRAQLLYLLNRPRRQEARHAD from the coding sequence ATGGCTTTCGTCGAACCCGTCACCCTGTCGGCCCGCGGCATCGAACTGGTGCCGCTGGCGCTGGCCCATGAAGACGGCCTGCGCGCCGCGGCGGCCGACGGCGAACTGTGGAACCTGCGGGTCACCTCGGTGCCCGAACCGGAGAACACCCGCGCCTACATCGAGGCGGCCCTCGCCATGCGCGAGCAGGGCCAGCGCTTCGCCTTTGCCGTGCTCGAGCAGGCCAGCGGCACCGTGCTCGGCACGACGAGCTACCACGACATCCTGCCGGCCGTGAAACGCGTGGAGATTGGCTACACCTGGTACGCCCAGCGCTGCCAGCGCACGCACATCAACACCACCTGCAAACTGCTGCTGTTGACCCATGCCTTCGAACAATTGAGCTGCCATGTGGTGGGCTGGCGCACCGACAACTTCAACCATGCCTCGCAGCGCGCCATCGAGCGGCTGGGGGCCAGGAAAGACGGCGTGATCCGCGGCCACGCGCTGCGGCGCGACGGCACCATCCGCGACACCGTGATGTACAGCCTGCGCTCCGGCGAATGGCCGGAAGTCCGTGCGCAGCTCTTGTACCTGCTGAACCGGCCCCGCCGCCAGGAGGCGCGCCATGCTGATTGA
- a CDS encoding vWA domain-containing protein — protein sequence MLIDFFYTLRSAKLPVSVKEYLTLLEALQADVVGPNSDDAWKIDDFYYLSRTALVKDEKHYDKFDRAFAAYFKGVEMVADFTKDVPLEWLRKNLELELSPEEKAKIEKMGWDELMETLKKRFEEQKERHEGGSKWIGTGGTSPFGANGFNPQGIRIGQEKGRNKSAVKVWDQRAYKDYDDTQELGTRNIKVALRRLRKFAREGHEDELDLDETISKTAANAGYLDIKMRPERHNNVKVLLLMDVGGTMDEHIARVEELFSATKTEFKHLEFYYFHNCVYDFMWKNNRRRFSEKFATWDIIRKYNKDYKLIFVGDATMSPYEILQPGGSVEYNNEEAGAEWLQRLTHAFPKFAWINPEPQGVWQYRQSISVIQQLVNQRMYPLTLKGLEEAMRLLSK from the coding sequence ATGCTGATTGATTTCTTCTACACCCTGCGCTCGGCCAAGCTGCCGGTCTCGGTCAAGGAATACCTGACGCTGCTCGAAGCCCTGCAGGCCGATGTGGTGGGCCCCAACTCGGATGACGCCTGGAAGATCGACGACTTCTACTACCTCTCGCGCACGGCGCTGGTGAAGGACGAGAAGCACTACGACAAGTTCGACCGCGCCTTCGCCGCCTATTTCAAGGGCGTGGAGATGGTGGCCGACTTCACCAAGGACGTGCCGCTCGAATGGCTGCGCAAGAACCTCGAGCTGGAGCTCAGCCCCGAGGAGAAGGCCAAGATCGAGAAGATGGGCTGGGATGAGCTCATGGAGACGCTGAAGAAGCGCTTCGAGGAGCAGAAGGAGCGCCACGAGGGCGGCAGCAAGTGGATCGGCACCGGCGGCACCAGCCCGTTCGGCGCCAACGGTTTCAACCCGCAGGGCATCCGCATCGGCCAGGAAAAGGGCCGCAACAAGAGCGCGGTGAAAGTCTGGGACCAGCGCGCCTACAAGGACTACGACGACACGCAGGAGCTCGGCACGCGCAACATCAAGGTCGCGCTGCGCCGCCTGCGCAAGTTCGCGCGCGAGGGCCACGAGGACGAGCTGGACCTGGACGAAACCATCAGCAAGACCGCCGCCAACGCTGGCTACCTCGACATCAAGATGCGGCCCGAGCGCCACAACAACGTCAAGGTGCTGCTGCTGATGGACGTGGGCGGCACCATGGACGAGCACATCGCGCGGGTGGAAGAGCTGTTCTCGGCCACCAAGACCGAGTTCAAGCACCTGGAGTTCTACTACTTCCACAACTGCGTCTACGACTTCATGTGGAAGAACAACCGCCGGCGCTTCTCCGAGAAGTTCGCCACCTGGGACATCATCCGCAAGTACAACAAGGACTACAAGCTGATCTTCGTGGGCGACGCCACCATGAGCCCGTACGAGATCCTGCAGCCCGGCGGCAGCGTGGAATACAACAACGAGGAGGCCGGCGCCGAATGGCTGCAACGCCTCACGCACGCCTTCCCCAAGTTCGCCTGGATCAACCCCGAGCCTCAGGGCGTGTGGCAGTACCGCCAGAGCATCAGCGTGATCCAGCAGCTGGTGAACCAGCGCATGTACCCGCTGACCCTCAAGGGCCTCGAAGAGGCCATGCGCCTGCTCTCGAAGTAA